The genomic DNA AGTACTACCCCACTAACCGGCCCTTACCACTGGTTTACTTTCTGGTAGGCGAAGAAGCCCCCCGTCGGCCCATCCTCGTCCAGGCAGGCCAGCCACACGGCCGATTTAGCCCCGTATTCGACCGTGTTGGGAGCCTCGGGGCCGCCCATGTCAGTTTGCGTCCGGCCGGGGTCGGCGCTGTTTACTTTGATGTTGGTAGGTAGCAACTCCTTGGCCAGCAGCGCGGTGAACATATTCAGCGCCACCTTGGAAGCCGAGTAGCCGAGCGGCGTGGCCGTTGCCAGCCGGGGCGTGGTGTGGATGGTTTCGCCCATCGTGGTGAAGGAGCCGATGGAGCTGGACATATTCACAATGCGCCCCGCTGCGCTCTGGCGCAGCAGCGGCAGCAGCGCCTGCGTCACGGCCACGGGGGCCACGAAGTTGGTGGCCAGATAGCGGTGCAGCAGCTCGGGGGCCAGTTGCGAGGGGTTTTGCGGCTCCCGCGAGAAGAACACCGCGTTGTTTACCAGCACGTCGAGCCGGCCGTAGTCGCGGGCCAGCGTGGCGGCGGCCTGGGCAATGTCGGCGGCGCTGGTAACGTCGAGCTGAATAAAGCGGGCCTGGATGCCTTCGCTCACCAGCTGCGCCGCCGCCGCCTGGCCGGCGGCGGCGTTGCGGGCACCCAGCAGCACCGTGTGCTGGCGCTGGCCGAGCTGGCGGGCGATTTCCAGCCCCAGCCCGCGGTTGGCCCCGGTAATGAGGGCGATTTTGTGGGTAGTTTCCATTGTCGTTTTTTTTGACAAAGGTCGGCCATTCCCGGCGGCCGGCACTTGCCAAAAGGCAAGAATTAGCTCGCGGGCGGCGGGGCTACGACTTTGCGCCGGATGCGGCTGAGCGTGCTGGCGGTGATGCTGAGGTAGGAGGCGAGATGCTTAAGCGGCACCCGGCGCAGTAGCTCGGGCTGGGTTTCGAGCAGGTGCAGGTAGCGGGTCTGGGCATCAAAATGCAGGCGGTAGAGGATGCGGCGCTTTACCTGGGTGAGCACGGTTTCGTAGAGTACGCGGCCGAATTTCTCAAAGGCGGGAAAATCGGTAAATAGCCATTGCAGCTGCGGCAGAGTGGTGCAAATGAGTTGGGTGTCTTCCAGCGCCACCAGGTTTTCCAGGCTTGGCGCTTGCGCGTAGAAGCTCACGGCTTCGGTCAGAAACGCGCCTTCGCTGGCAAAGCCGTTGGTAAATTCTTCGCCCGCCGCCGTGTGGGTGTACGCGCGCACCAGCCCACGTTGCACGAAGCCCCAAAAATCGCAGCGGCCGCCCTCGCGCAGCAGCGCGGCCCCTTTGGCGAAGCTGCGGCACTCAAATTGGCTGACTATCTGCGCCAGGTCCGCGTCGCTTATTTCCACCACTGCCCGGATGCGGCTACTCAATTCTTCAAAGCAATCCATCGTTTTATTGGTCTGAACCAGTGCCCGTTACGTGTTTTCCGAGCAGCGCGGGCAGTTTTAGCAGCGCGGTTCTTACCCGCTGAAAGGTAGCCGAGCACCAAAATTGTTTCCGCGCATCGTAGCGAGCTTCCAACAAAAACCCATCCCGCCTGGGCCACAAGGGCCCAGGCGGGATGGGTTGAAATAAGCGCCAATAAGCGGCGCTAAGCCAGCTCGCGCAGGGCTTCGAGGATGCGGGCTGGCTCCAGGCGGCGCGTGTAGTCGCCCTCCACGTAGGCCAGGCGGATTTGACCGGCCCGGTCGAGCACGTAAGTGGCGGGTACGGGCAAATCCCAGGTGCCATCGGCATTGGCGGCCCCAATGTCGTTGCCAAGCTTCTGCGATGTTTCCTGGGAGAGCTGCCGCAACGTGTACACTAGGCCAAACTGCCGGGCCACGCCGTTGCCGGCATCGCTCAACACCTCAAACTGCAAGTCATTTTTTTCCTTGATGCTCAGCGAGCCGTCGGGTTTTTGGGGCGAGATGGCCACCAGCGAGGCCCCTAGGGCCTGCACTTCGGCCAAAATACCTTGGTAGGCTTTTAACTGAATGTTGCAGTAGGGGCACCACGCGCCGCGGTAAAAGGTGAGCACTACCGGCCCGTGAGCCAGCAGCTCGGCCAGGCTCACGGGCTGGCCGGCGGCGTTGGGCAGGGTGAAGCGCGGGGCCGGGGCTCCTTCGCGCAGGGCGCGGGCCGTAAATTCGGGGCTGCTCATCGCGGCCGCATCATCCAGGAATATGCTGATAACTTCGGCCGGCAGCACATTTTTGACGTGTGCCTTAACGGCGTCGAGTTGGGGTTGCAGCGCAGGCTGCACAGTGGGGGAGGAACTCATGCCAGTACTAAAAAAAAGTAGGGAAGTAAAACGACCGCTCGCTCCGGTGCCAAAACCCTCACCAGCGGAGAAGCGCCGGATAGAGGAAGCCGCCGGGGTGGGTTGTGAGGAGGCAGACGCGCCCGCCGCCGCCGCCTTACAGCTGGTTGGCAATCATTGGCCTTCGTTTTCCCAAAATCCGCCTTCTCGCCCTGCAGACCGAAAATAGTCTATTAATTTAGGGGCTTAGGAAGCAGACTTAGCATCTAGGGGCCGTTGACGAAGTTCTTTAAGCAAGACCTTATAGAGGTCCTGATAGCGATGATTAAACCGAAATTCGCACTCTTTCAAATGCAGCAGAAAGGTATGCTTGGGCACACCAGCAAACTGGTGGAGGCGACCTTTGGCAAAGCTCCAAAACGATTCAATGCCGTTGATATGGGCTGCGCCTTGGACAAATTCATCTTGGCTGTGGTGGACCCGGTAGTGGCGGTTGAAGCCGACATCGACCAGCCCATCGGAGCTACGCCAGCCGTCGGTATTAACCATCGCTGCCGGGTCGATTTTGCTCCGAATAATGCCCTGCAAGGTCTTTTTCGAGCAGTCGGGCACGATTTCCGTGTACACCTGGCCCGCCCGTTTGAATAGGCCGAATACAATAGTTTTGCCCCCGGCTCCCCGGCCTCGTTTGCCGCGCACTCGGCGTGGGCCGAAGTAAGATTCGTCCAGTTCGAGCGCCCCACCCAGGTCGGCAGGTACCGGGCAGAGCTGGTGCAGCCGGTGGCGCAACAGCAGATATACGTCGTTGACCGCCCGCACACTCAAGCCTGTCAACCGGGCCGCATCCGAGGCGGTCAAATCTACGGCAAACAGGCGCAGCAGATAGCGAAACTTAATCTCCGAAAGTTTACTGCATTTATAATAGCGGTTAAGTGGTGACATAACAGTAAGTTAAGCCCTATTTTCCAATTTTTGCTTCCTAAGCCCCTAATTTAACTGAGGTTACGCAGTCACAAGCTGCTTCGGTACGTTTAGTACGCTTATGACGACTTGCACGCTGGACCTGTACACGGATTATTGGGTGAGTTCGACGGGACCGACGACGACCACGGGCTTGTCGCAGTTGCTGGAGGGGGCCTTGAGCCACGACCACATCACGCGCTGGTTGCGCAGCGCCACGCATGGCTCGGCCGACATGTGGCGGCAAGCCAAGCCCCTACTTCGCCAGGCCGAAGCGTGCCGGCCAGTTGAGGAGTTTGCCGTGCTCATCGTGGATGATTCGGTGCTGGAAAAGGCGCATCCGATGCTAATGAGCTAATTTGTACGCCCTGGGACCACAGCCAGCAACGCTACGTCAGGGGCCTCAACTTTGTCAGTCTGCTCTATCAGGCGGGCGAGTTGGCTTGGCCCATCGCTGTCGAGTTGGGGCGCAAAACTGTGCCCGTGTATCACCCCAAGACGCAACAAACCAGCTACCAAAGCCCGTTTACCAAGAACGAATACCTGCAGCAGATGCTGCGCGTGGCCCAGCAGCAGGTGGCGTATCGCTACCTGCTGGCCGATAGCTGGTACGCCTTGGCCGAGAACATGAGCCTGGTGCGAGCCCTGGGCCACCACTTTATTTTTGCCCGCGAAAGCAGCCGCACCGTGGCCCTGAGTGAGGCGGGGCGGGCCGCCGGCCAGTTTGAGGCCGTGCAGACGCTGGCTTTCCCCGATACGCAGCCGCTGCGCGGCTATTTACGGTCCGTGCAAGACGCGGTACTCGTCACTAGACAAGTCTTTACACATCAGGACGGTAGCCAGGGCGTGTTGTATCTGGTCAGCAGCGACACCGACCTGACGCAGCCACAGCTACCCCCGATTTACCAGAGACGGTGGAAAACCGAGTCAAGGTTTTTGTGTGGAAGAATACCACAAGTCGCTCAAACAGAATGCGTCGATGGGCAAATCGCCCACCAAAACCCCGGCCACGCAGGCCAATCACTTCCTGGCCGCTGTGCTAGCCTACACCAAACTCGAAGTACTCAAACTCCGGTGTGGCATCGGTCATTTTCGCCTCAAAGCCCAGCTCTACGCCGTCGGGCTGAAGGCCATGTACCAGCCACTTGCCCAGCTCCGTGCGTAACATCAGGTAAGTAGGTGGCATATCACCCAAGAATTCGCGTACGGCTTTTTCGCTAATTCTATAATTTTTACGGCCAGCACAGGCGTAACGCAACTTTCCGTCGCGTAGCAACTGTTCAGCGCTGCGAGATGCCTAAGCGTATGGTGAGTAACCCCCCATTTGGCTTATTTGGGTCGGGCTCTCCGCTGCACCTACCCACCCAGCAGGAGCGCAACCGCCGGCTAAAACTGCTGGGCCAGACCGTGGGACTGAGCCGGGAGTTCGTCGAAGTCGGCTTTTCCGGTAAGACGCGCACTGAACAGGTGCAGCCACTATGGCAGGTCATTACCACCCACACGGCCCGCCACACCGGCGCTGCGCTGCTAGTGCTAGGCAGCGAAGGCGACCAAATACTGAAGGAGATTGCCTTGGGCCATGTGTCGGCCAGCGTGTACGGCTACGATACGTTGGCGCGCTACGGACCCCGGCTACTGGAGGCCTGGGAAGTGGCGCTGGGTACCTGGCCCGTGCCTTCAGCCAAGGCGACGTAGCCCAAGCCAGTTACAAGGTAGGTGGCGACCCCAACTACAACGAGTCCAGGCTGATGGGAATGACAGCCAATAGTGATGACACCGGCCATAGCGGTGAAAATGCTTCGACAAGCAAAAACCCCCGACCTTACCAATCGAGGGCTTCACTCTTTCTTAAAAAACACCAGTCGGAATAACCTTCTTATTAACTCCACTGAAAAACGCAGCGACTTTCTGGAATGCTTGCTCTGCGGTGTAAGCTTCCGCAGTTTCAGTTAAAAAATGCTTGTCTCTGTAAGGAACGGGCGTTGTCGCTAATAAGCAAGAGTCGCGCTCAGGATTATACAGCATGTAGAGCGGCATGGCATAATAATCTTTTGTGCCATCGAGCGCATCGTGCCTGTATAGCTGAATGTCTGCGCCACTTTCAAACCCTGAAATGCGGCGCTCAGTCCCTTGAAAAACCTCCTCGTCGGCTCGTTCCTTCGCGGGATTGTCGACTAGGTGAAAAGAGGCTGCAATGAGTTGTGGGAATGTTATCATAAGTCAAACATAAGTACTGATAACCAGACTATCTCACCCGTGCCTATCACGATGGTCGCCCGAGCAGCCTCTGGTGATTAGCCAGTAGACTTGTTCCCGAATAAGAAATGGCTGAAAATTCTCGCCGCTTCAGGCAGCTGGGAAGACCTTTTTGCTTGGCTAAGGCAGTGTCCGCTGGTTCTTCGGGCAGCCGCCGTTTCTAGCTCCAAATACTGCTTGGAAAATGACCGATTTCTTATTCGGGAACAAGTCTAGCTTCTATACTACCAAGCTGCCCACGGCGTAGGTCACGAATCACCAAAGCGATACCCTATCCCTATTGCGCTTGCCGCTATTTGTGTCCTCATCCCCCGGCGCGGTGGACGTAGCGCCCTTACCGGGGGCAGACCGGGGGCAAAACCTAAACTTGCCCCCGGTTTCTAGGAAAGTCGGTGCCGGAATCTGCTAGCTACTTCGTTGCTCACCTGGCCTACGATTTCACTGTGAGATAATTAGCATCATATTCCGGCACCGTCCGACAGAACATCGCCCCCAAGTGGGCCCACGAAAACGGCCTCTACCGCAGGGTAGAGGCCGTTTTTTGTTGCCTCCACCCGGTTTCGGTGTTTCTGTTAATAGAATGTCCGAGCTGTTTGGAAAGAGGCCCATAGCTGCCTGTTCGTCGTTGCGGGCTGACAAGTCAGTTTCTTCTTTCAAAGGCAGCTCGTGGGGGAACTGCCGCTGAAAATGCACGCCTGCCTTTATAGCAGGTCGATTCATTAGCTAGACCCGGCGAAAAGGTCTGCAAAGCCCCTAAGCGCCTTTTTATAAGCGGTAAGCGCATTTTTTACTTTTCAGGTACGCTAGTTAAAGCTATGCCCTTTAGGGCAAGACTTTAGTTGCTACTCCCTTTTGGCAGTTGGGTAGCTTTGCGGCATGAAGCAGCGCACAGGTAGTCACTCGGTTCATAAGCTAGATGTGCATTTGGTCTGGAGCACGAAGTACCGCTACAAAGTCTTGGTGGGGGAGGTGCAACTGCGTTGTCGGGACTTGTTGCGGCAAACCTGTAATACGTTGGATGTGCAGATTCTCAAAGGGGTGGTGAGCAAAGACCATATTCATCTACATGTGTCGTATCCGCCTTTCTTGAGTGTGAGTGACCTCATGCGCCGGCTAAAAGGACGAAGCGCCAAGCTCCTGTTGCAGGAATTTCCCGAACTCAAGCGTCGGTATTGGGGCGGGCATTTTTGGGGTATTGGCTACGGAGCGTGGAGCGTAGGAAATATCACGGATGACATCTTGGAGGCGTATTTAAACCATCACAAAGACCAGCCCAACGGGGACGAGAATTTCATTCTGGAATAACCTACTTTAGTAGCTGGCTTTCAGTCGGCTTTAGCCGAAACCGCCGAATTTCATTCGCCCTTAAACCTATGGACTTACAGTCCATAGTCTTTTAGTGCTCTTCAAAGGCTAAAGCCAAGCTTATGATGGGACAATTGGTCCAGGGTAGCATTCGGGCATCTAGCTAGCCGGTAGGGCAAATAAAGGCTGCCGCAACTCAGGGCGGCATGCCTTTGGGCTCGCGGAAATTTGCGAAATGGAATTGCTTGAAAGGCCGGAAGGCGTTATCAAGTGCCCCGCGCTCGTTGGAAGGGTAGCAAACTTCCTGGCGCGGACGCGTGTTAGGCCAGGCATACCACCCGCACGCCGCGCCAAACGATTTGCCGGCCTCGTGCGTATTCAGGTGCTCTCCAATACCTTTGCCTCATGGAAGTTGCTAGCTACACCCTGGCCGAAGCCACTACGGCCGCCCCTTACCTCGACTACGCGCGCTGCGTCGATGCCGACAGCCGCCCCGCCAACCACAGTGGCGACTGGCCCACCGAGGGCGAAGTTTACCCCGTGCGCGTGGTCGAAAGCCGCCTCGAAGGCATTCCGCTGGTGCACGTGCTCACCTTCGACGGCCCCGCGCCCTACTACAACGCCTTCGCGCCGCATCGCTTCGAAATGACGCACCGCATCTACCTGAATTAACTGGTTGCCAACAACACACAAAAGCCTCGGCCGCACGCGCGGCCGAGGCTTTTGTGTGAAGCAGCAAACCGGACTACCGCACGCTGGCCGTGGCCGAATCGCCGCCCAGCGTGTCGTGGTAGCCAAGGCCGTTGAGGGTGAGCGTGGTGGACGTAACGCGGTGAATGTCACGCGCATCGCAGGTAATCTTGAGGTAGGCCGAGCCAGTGTAGCCCGTTATGTTGCCAGCTGGCTGCGGGCCGGGCTTGCACACGGCATCGCGCAGGGCCTGCACCGATACGTGGGTGCGCCGGTCGAGGGCATTGAGCTGAAACACGCGCACGCTGGCTACCTGCGGGCAGCCGGCCTGCCCCGTGGTGGTCCAGTCGATTTGGACGGGCACTTTTTTAGTCGCGCCCACCAGTAGGCTCCCGGTGTAGGTGTGGGGGTAGGCGCGGGCACCCACGGCCGGCTTTACGAAGGTGGTGTCGAAGCGCAGAACTTTTTCGGGGCTGGGCGCGGTGGCATTGGGCCGGCTTTGCACGCCGGTGTTGGCTTCGCGGCACGAGGCCAGGGCCGCCACGGCAGCCAGCATAGTAAGGAGTTTTTTCATATGTATAAGTGGACGCGGCCGGTGGTAGCCAACCCCAAAGATAATAGGCTTGCTACGGAAGCTGCCCGCTGAGAGGTATCGATAGCCGGTAATGGCTGGTAAGGATAGATGCGCGGGTAGGATGTAAAAAGAACGTCATTCCAAGCTTGCCGAGGAATCTCGCCCGCTTCATTGAACGCTATCCGAACGACGCTAGCGAGATTCCTCGGCAAGCTCAGAATGACGTTCTTTTTGCGCCCTACCCGCGAAGAATAAAATCACCTACTATAACCTGAGGTTATTCAGGATAACATTTTTGGATAAAAAGACTGATATTCAAGGTCGTACCTTTACGCGGTAATTAGTCCCTGCCGCTATGCCTGCCCTGTTCCCGCCGCCGCCTACCCCCACCCAGCCAGCCAACGCGCCCGTGCCCAACGACCCGGAACAAGCGACTGGTTTTTTTCGCCATTTCCACACGCCGCACGTGGCCCTGGGCCGCACCTGGACGCTGCGCCAGGCGGGGTTTGGGCTGTTTTTGGTGTATTGCCTCACGCCTTGGGCATCGCCGCCCGTGGCGCTGGCGCTGGGCCTGGTGCTGGCCCAAACGGTCGGTAATCCCTTTCCGGCCCGCACCAAGGCGCTGACCAGCAAGCTGCTGCAACTCTCGGTGGTGGGGCTGGGCTTTGGCATGAATGCCCACGCCGCCGTGCAGGCCGGCCGGGAAGGCATCCTGTTCACGGTGGTGTCCATTAGCGGCACGCTCGTGCTGGGCTATTTTGTGGGGCGTTGGCTGGGGCTGGGACGCATCGTGGTGCACCTGATTTCGTGCGGCACCGCCATTTGCGGGGGCAGCGCCATTGCGGCGGTGGGGCCGGTGCTGCGCGCCAAAGACGAGGAAATGTCGGTAGCGCTGGGCACCGTGTTCGTGCTCAACGCAGTGGCGCTGTTTGCCTTTCCGCCCATCGGCCACGCGCTGGCCATGACCCAGAACCAGTTTGGCCTGTGGTGCGCCATCGCCATCCACGACACCTCGTCGGTGGTGGGCGCGGCCAAGGTGTATGGCGACCAAGCCCTGCAAGTAGCCACCACCGTGAAGCTGGCGCGGGCGCTCTGGATTATCCCGGTTTCCATCGGCACAGCCCTGATTTTCAGGCAGAAAGGTGTTAAAATTACCGTGCCGTATTTTATCTTCGGCTTCATCGGGGCCATGCTGCTCAACACGTTCGTGCCCGCCGTGCGGCCGCTCGGGCCACTCTTGACCAGCCTGGCCAAAATCGGCCTCACGGTTACGCTGTTTTTCATTGGCGCGGGCCTCTCGGCTAGGGTGGTGCGCTCGGTGGGCGCCCGGCCCTACGTGCTGGGCCTGCTGCTGTGGCTGGTCATTTCGACAACCTCGCTCTACGTAATTCTGCACACGGTATAGCCACGCTGTTTGGGCTAATTGGCGGGGGGTAAGCGCACCCGGCATTCCTCAATCTGGCGGGCGCGGTGGCGGTAGCGCAGCCAGCCCACCAGCAGCCCCATGCCGATGGCCCCGAGCCCTACCCCCCGCGTGCGCCGCGGCTCCAGCTGCAAAAGCGTGAGCCCGAAGGCCAGCAGCGCCAGGCTGGTGCGCACGTAGGTGAGCAGCGTGCGCTCGTTGGCCATGTGGGTGCGGGCGGCGGCCAAGCGCTGCTGGTCGTAGCTAGGGAGGGTAGGGGTCGGCATAGGGAGAGTTAAGAATTAAGAGTTGAGAGTTGGGCAAGACGCCAGATTAATATGACCGCCCTTTTTTAACGCTAGGACTTACGCAAATTGCCTTTAACGTCAGGTTCCCGCAGAGGAAAACGCGGAGGTTCGCAGAGCGCTACTGGTGATGTGCGTAAGTCCTAAACTCTTAACTCTCAACTCTTAACTTTTTTAATTGACTGGCCTGGTGTTGCTGATGAAGGCCACGTACTTGCCATCGGGCGACCACGAGGGCGTGTTCATGGTGCCCTGCCCGCCATAAACGTAGGCGATGACCTGCGGCTCGCCGCCTCCGATGGGCAGCCGCCGAATGTACACGTGCTTGTAAAACGGGTGGTCGCCGGCCGGCACTTCGTCCTTCAAAAAGATATGAATACCAGCCACTTGCCATCGGGCGACACGTGCGGAAACCAGTCGTTGAACTCGCCGTGGGTCACGGCTTCCTGCTGGCTGCCGTCGGCGCGCATCCGCCAGATTTGCATGGTGCCGGTGCGGACCGAATTGAAGTAGATATACTGACCATCGGGCGTGTATTCGGGGCCGTCGTCGAGGCCGGGGGTAGTAGTGAGGCGCACTTCCTTGCCGCCGGTGGCCGGCACCCGGTAAATGTCAAAATCCCCATTGCGCTGCCCGGTGAAGAGCAGGTGGCGCGCATCGGGCGACCAGCCGTGCAAATACGACGGGCCCTTGGGCGTGATTTGGCGGGGCGGGCCGCCCGCCGCCGGCACCGTGTACACGACGGAGCCACCAAACTTGGCGAGTTCGCTGCTCAGCCCCAGCTGCCGCCCGTCGAAGGACAGCACGTGGTCGTTGTTGTTATTCTTAACATCGCCGGTGGGCAGGGGGGTAGGCGTGCGGGTGGCCAGGTCGAAGCTGTACATGAGCCCGTCACTGTTGTAAATCAGGGTTTTGCCGTCGCGCTGCCAGTTAGGGGCCTGAATGGAGTTGGGGGCGGTATAGACGACTTCGCGGTCGCCGGTGGCCACGTTCAGCAGCTCCAGGCGACTGCCCAGGTATTGGCGGTAGGGCACCAGGCCAGCGGGGGCGGGCTGGGTCAGGCGCACATCGCGAAACACGCCGGTTTCGAGCACATCGGGGTTGTGCGAGCACACGAAAAGGCCCACGTATACGGCGTCGCCCAGTCCGGCCACCGTCTTCTGCACCACCTCGAAGGGCTGGCCAAACCGCGCCACCCGCATGGTATATACGTCGCCCTTGCGCTCCAGCTGCACCACGTCGGCGTGAGTAATGCTGGCCTTTACCTCCTCCGTAGCGGCCCCGGTGCTGGCGCGGTATTGCAGCGAAGTGAGGCCATCGCCGTGCACCACGGCGCTCACGTGGGGCGAGGAGCCGATGAGGCTCTGGCGCACCATCCAGCCCAGCTTGCGGTGGGCTTCTACCCCCTCACAGCCCACGAAGCCGGCCCGCGCGTACAGAATAAAATCGCCCTTGAGCTGCTGGTACGCGTAGTGAAACTCGTCGTGGTCGCCCCACACGTTGGCACCCGCGCCGGTGATGACATACTGCTGGGTGGCCGGCAGGTAGGCCGCCGCGCCGGGCTTCACGGCGGTGCCCACGTCTTGGTCGCTGGCAAACACGCCCAGCTTTTGCGCCAGCACGGGGCGGGCCAGCAGCAGCGCCAAAAAGAGGAAGAGCGCCTGGGTGATTTTGTACTGCATGGGAATTCAGAAAAGGGAGAAAAGAAAGGAAAGCTTTGGGGCTGCGAAGCTGCCCGCTAACCGCGCCAGGCCAGTTATCTCAGCTAACGGAAAAACGAGCTTTCAGGTGGTTGCAACCAGGTATTACTACGTGTTTAATAAGTCATTACCAACATGGGAGGGGGTAGGGGCCGAAGTTAGTCTTTTTGTTAATAC from Hymenobacter psoromatis includes the following:
- a CDS encoding transposase, translated to MKQRTGSHSVHKLDVHLVWSTKYRYKVLVGEVQLRCRDLLRQTCNTLDVQILKGVVSKDHIHLHVSYPPFLSVSDLMRRLKGRSAKLLLQEFPELKRRYWGGHFWGIGYGAWSVGNITDDILEAYLNHHKDQPNGDENFILE
- a CDS encoding transposase, with amino-acid sequence MSPLNRYYKCSKLSEIKFRYLLRLFAVDLTASDAARLTGLSVRAVNDVYLLLRHRLHQLCPVPADLGGALELDESYFGPRRVRGKRGRGAGGKTIVFGLFKRAGQVYTEIVPDCSKKTLQGIIRSKIDPAAMVNTDGWRSSDGLVDVGFNRHYRVHHSQDEFVQGAAHINGIESFWSFAKGRLHQFAGVPKHTFLLHLKECEFRFNHRYQDLYKVLLKELRQRPLDAKSAS